The following coding sequences lie in one Oncorhynchus kisutch isolate 150728-3 linkage group LG17, Okis_V2, whole genome shotgun sequence genomic window:
- the LOC116354363 gene encoding EMILIN-3-like has protein sequence MHIAVALPPILLLSATLSLADAKFYRPSQYILYKAGPNPHPYVHGKPTSRLKNHCAYVVEKTVSFTMQDGVAPYVKAQYNKCAWGQKCPTLIYHVMYKPVYKVAHKTLTELEWRCCPGYSGYGCMEGPPAYQHLIKAMPPFKGPPFKGPPIKGNPWSQSKDHSPMKPYPILTKGPPMKGPPPMKSYPVKAKGPPPSNVKSYLKRPFGPPLTHPSYRGSSSKPYTFGPQHHHQPDRHEGPEYHQPELDQQGQDYHQPELDHQGSDYHHPELDHQGQDPHQPELDHQGSDYHHPELDHQGSDHPQPEPDHQGSDHHQPEPDHQGSDHHQPELDHQGSDHHQPEPDHQGSDHHQLELDHQRLDHHQPEPDKQGSDHHQPELDHQGSDHHQPELDHQGPNHHQPEPDHHWPDHHEPDHHQPESDQEGPYHQEPDNHEPDHHQPEPDHQGPDHHEPDHHQPEPDLEPNNHQQPGPDHPDHPDLTDHPFHSELEPVTDETAPPAGRQEMDGQPRDTVDSESTERLDRMEEDVRRLSQGLEMLRGMVNGLEDGLRASLWEDANRMLSALLSAAPSPVPAPALSSSPHSTVGFADIPGGDPDAEGLDVGQAFPGLSELTGRVEGLRTELQAKAAELEELRGSVIRHDGTLKKMSGGADSLTRAEARDTQKAMEDLVDAKLGGARTEILGEFEKCIESAESRCGERTREVSRQCHREQQERQDLMELALEVSATGLRKELGYLQTQIQGHDLREGCCGRVTGLGERVHLLEQLVAGLNQSQGHLGVELGGHKDHVEAMLEGRLEDVEAKLNLTECGKVRGGSTSSSGSGGVQGSSSEGEVGAGSLEARLEGKLKALEGRLLTALEDLENATAPALLEGHVVPTLETEVESLRRRLEVDVDRVQKQLSGLELLCTSSSQPILQGDEATSNTHRVEEDKTGGGEENGLLDMENNRLNSLNVTLQSLLTRLSQREDHQEGEEGSSVQGEIMLLKFNARSMNLTLKGLKDSVGLVVQDVGRANTTWQEREERLAQQVKGVVQLLGRQASMLGVGEKRLTRIKGELQELRRRLAGEVQGCRSTALGVQKEVVEVGGRVASVEGQCKGFSHLVKDLERIRAELERQSDGYLSQVNGTLTNHAHQLSELRQELRNCTWNAEPTQQSLYLLEPEQLREDQ, from the exons ATGCACATTGCAGTGGCAttacctcccatcctcctcctgtcGGCCACTCTGTCTCTGGCTGATGCCAAGTTCTACAGACCCTCCCAGTACATCCTCTACAAGGCTGGGCCCAATCCTCATCCCTATGTCCATGGGAAGCCTACCAGCAGGCTCAA AAACCACTGTGCCTACGTTGTTGAGAAGACTGTTTCATTCACCATGCAGGATGGGGTAGCTCCTTATGTCAAAGCTCAGTACAACAAGTGTGCCTGGGGTCAGAAGTGTCCAACCCTCAT ATATCATGTGATGTACAAGCCTGTCTATAAAGTTGCCCATAAGACTCTCACTGAGCTGGAATGGCGCTGCTGTCCAGGATACTCTGGCTATGGCTGCATGGAGGGACCCCCAGCCTACCAACACCTAATTAAGGCGATGCCTCCATTCAAGGGCCCACCATTCAAAGGCCCACCCATTAAAGGAAACCCCTGGAGTCAGAGCAAGGACCATTCTCCCATGAAACCGTACCCAATCCTTACCAAGGGCCCTCCCATGAAGGGACCTCCTCCTATGAAGTCATACCCAGTGAAAGCAAAAGGCCCTCCTCCCAGCAACGTCAAGTCCTACCTTAAACGTCCCTTTGGGCCTCCTCTGACCCACCCCTCCTACCGAGGGTCATCTTCCAAGCCTTACACCTTTGGGCCACAGCACCACCACCAACCAGACCGCCATGAGGGGCCAGAGTATCACCAGCCTGAACTAGACCAGCAGGGGCAAGACTACCACCAGCCTGAACTAGACCACCAGGGGTCAGATTATCACCATCCTGAACTAGACCACCAGGGGCAAGACCCCCACCAGCCTGAACTAGACCACCAGGGGTCAGATTATCACCATCCTGAACTAGACCACCAGGGGTCAGACCACCCCCAGCCTGAACCAGACCACCAGGGGTCAGACCACCACCAGCCTGAACCAGACCACCAGGGGTCAGACCATCACCAGCCTGAACTAGACCACCAGGGTTCAGACCACCACCAGCCTGAACCAGACCACCAGGGGTCAGACCATCACCAGCTTGAACTAGACCATCAGAGGTTAGACCACCACCAGCCTGAACCAGACAAACAGGGGTCAGACCACCACCAGCCTGAACTAGACCACCAGGGGTCAGACCATCACCAGCCTGAACTAGACCACCAGGGGCCAAACCACCACCAGCCTGAACCAGACCACCACTGGCCAGACCACCACGAGCCGGATCATCACCAGCCTGAATCAGACCAGGAGGGGCCATACCACCAGGAGCCAGACAACCACGAGCCGGACCATCACCAGCCTGAACCAGACCACCAGGGGCCAGACCACCATGAGCCAGACCATCATCAGCCTGAACCAGATCTGGAGCCAAACAATCACCAGCAGCCTGGACCAGATCATCCTGATCACCCAGACCTCACTGATCATCCTTTTCACTCAGAGTTGGAGCCTGTCACTGATGAAACAGCTCCCCCTGCTGGCAGGCAAGAAATGGATG GCCAGCCTCGGGACACAGTAGATAGTGAGTCTACTGAGCGTCTGGACCGGATGGAGGAGGACGTGCGGAGGCTGTCCCAGGGTCTGGAGATGCTTAGGGGGATGGTGAACGGACTCGAGGATGGCCTGCGCGCCTCACTATGGGAGGACGCCAACAGGATGCTCTCCGCCCTGCTGTCTGCAGCACCAAGCCCTGTCCCTGCCCCCGCTCTGTCCTCTTCCCCCCACTCCACTGTAGGCTTTGCAGACATCCCTGGAGGAGACCCCGATGCAGAGGGGCTGGATGTGGGCCAGGCTTTCCCAGGGTTGAGCGAGCTGACAGGGAGGGTTGAGGGGCTCCGGACTGAGCTACAGGCCAAGGCTGCTGAGCTGGAGGAGCTGAGAGGCAGTGTGATCAGGCATGACGGAACCCTCAAGAAGATGTCAGGAGGTGCAGATAGCTTGACAAGGGCCGAAGCGAGAGACACCCAGAAGGCAATGGAGGATCTGGTGGATGCCAAGCTTGGCGGGGCCCGGACGGAGATCCTGGGGGAGTTTGAGAAGTGTATCGAGAGTGCAGAGAGCCGCTGTggggagaggaccagggaggtgAGTCGACAGTGCCACAGGGAGcagcaggagagacaggattTAATGGAGCTGGCCCTGGAGGTCAGCGCCACTGGGCTTAGGAAGGAGCTTGGATACCTGCAGACTCAGATCCAGGGACATGACCTGAGAGAGGGCTGCTGTGGTAGAGTCACAGGCCTAGGTGAGAGGGTGCATCTGCTGGAACAGTTGGTGGCAGGCCTCAACCAGTCCCAGGGGCACCTTGGAGTGGAGCTGGGTGGGCACAAGGACCATGTAGAGGCAATGCTGGAGGGGAGACTGGAGGACGTGGAGGCCAAGCTCAACCTGACTGAATGTGGAAAGGTCAGGGGTGGGAGCACTAGCAGCAGTGGTAGTGGTGGGGTCCAGGGCAGTAGCTCAGAGGGAGAGGTCGGGGCAGGCAGCCTGGAGGCCCGTCTGGAGGGGAAGCTGAAGGCTCTGGAGGGTCGTCTGCTGACAGCGTTGGAGGATCTGGAGAATGCTACAGCCCCTGCCTTGCTAGAGGGCCATGTCGTGCCCACACTGGAGACAGAGGTGGAGTCCCTCAGGAGGAGGCTAGAGGTGGACGTGGACAGAGTGCAGAAACAGCTGAGCGGCCTGGAACTACTCTGCACATCCTCCTCTCAGCCCATTCTCCAGGGAGACGAAGCCACATCAAACACTCACAGGGTGGAGGAGGataagacaggaggaggagaggagaatggtcTCCTGGACATGGAGAATAACCGTCTGAACAGCCTTAATGTCACCCTGCAGAGCCTCCTGACCAGACTGTCCCAGAGGGAAGACCaccaggagggagaggaggggagctcAGTCCAGGGTGAAATCATGCTTCTCAAGTTCAATGCCCGTTCCATGAACCTCACCCTGAAGGGCCTGAAGGACTCTGTAGGGTTGGTGGTCCAGGATGTGGGGCGCGCCAACACCACCTGGCAGGAGCGGGAAGAGCGCCTGGCCCAGCAGGTGAAGGGTGTGGTCCAGCTTTTGGGGCGCCAGGCCTCCATGTTGGGGGTGGGTGAGAAGAGGCTGACCCGGATAAAGGGAGAGCTCCAGGAACTGAGGAGGCGGCTGGCCGGGGAGGTGCAGGGCTGCCGCTCCACTGCGCTTGGAGTCCaaaaggaggtggtggaggtggggggcCGTGTGGCCAGCGTGGAGGGCCAGTGTAAGGGCTTCAGTCACCTGGTCAAGGATCTGGAGAGGATCAGGGCGGAGTTGGAGAGGCAGTCAGATGGATACCTGTCCCAGGTCAACGGTACCCTCACTAATCACGCTCACCAGCTGTCTGAGCTGAGACAGGAACTCAGGAACTGCACGTGGAATGCAGAGCCCACCCAGCAGAGCCTGTACCTCCTAGAGCCAGAACAGTTAAGAGAAGACCAGTAA
- the LOC109907664 gene encoding sterile alpha motif domain-containing protein 10-like, protein MAVDAASSFSFCRPAVEYRALPEDFNHLSRRTGGNLTWHDGRGQKTAGGRTVKLLQQPGTEKYQRRSGDSYGIYHTSPTQPSLIQPVVLWTQQDVCRWLKKHCPHNYLTYVEAFSHHAITGRALLRLNGEKLERMGLVQETLRQELLQQVLQLHMQEEGRNLQLLSRGGSFGNLS, encoded by the exons ATGGCTGTGGACG CGGCCTCCAGTTTCAGTTTCTGCCGGCCTGCTGTGGAATACAGAGCGCTGCCGGAGGACTTCAACCACCTGAGTCGACGGACAGGAGGGAACCTGACTTGGCATGACGGGCGGGGTCAGAAAACAGCAGGGGGCCGGACAGTGAAGCTGCTCCAACAGCCTGGGACAGAGAAATATCAG CGCCGTTCAGGCGACTCCTATGGAATCTACCACACCAGCCCCACCCAGCCTAGTCTGATCCAGCCTGTGGTGTTATGGACTCAGCAGGACGTCTGCAGGTGGTTGAAGAAACACTGTCCTCACAACTACCTGACCTACGTAGAGGCCTTCTCTCATCACGCCATCACAG gCCGTGCTCTGTTGCGTCTGAATGGAGAGAAGCTGGAGAGAATGGGCTTGGTGCAAGAGACACTGAGGCAGGAGCTCCTACAGCAGGTGCTTCAACTGCATATGCAAGAGGAGGGACGAAACCTGCAGCTCCTtagcagag GTGGCTCCTTTGGAAATCTATCGTAA